The Zalophus californianus isolate mZalCal1 chromosome 6, mZalCal1.pri.v2, whole genome shotgun sequence DNA window TGTTTATTAGCACAGTGtcatgaacataataaataataaaccaatATTTCGAATTATTGAAGGGACTACCATATCCTTTTGATAAGATCCAAATCAGTAATTTGTCATCATTAATTTGTAGGCCAGGGGTGTTAATAAAATGAACCCTTAAAAAATAGCTTTCTTCTATTCAAAAACAACTCCTAACCAATTCCTTTAAAATTGGAAATTATTAGCAACAATTTACATTTGAGCAGGATATGTTTTCCTTAGCATTTCCATGCATGTTATATTACCTCATCTGATTAAAAAAGCAACCAAATAAGTAATTTGTTCTTACTAGCCTACTTTATAGATAAGGAGGCCAAGGATTAAGGGGAATGTTCTATGTCACTCGCTTTTAAGTGGAGGAGTTTAGAACTGAGCTCCCGTCTCCAGTTTCTCAATCCAGTTGCTTTCTTTCACATAGAAAGGAGACACATATACGCATATAGGATAcctatatatgaatatatatatttccagatgttttcttttaatacatAAGGTATAAAACCAGAGGGATGCCTACCTTTatttgtaagtataaaatactatttctaaaaaaaaaagaacacctccTTTAAAAGTTGAGTGGACCAATATTTTAGAGTTAGAAAGATACCAGATTTGGAGTCAGCCAGTCCCAGGATTAAATTCTAGCTGCATGTCCCTAGGCCTCAagtattttcatctttgtttccttaaGAATTAAATCAGGGGAATAAAACCTTGTAGGGCGGTGATGAAGATCAAGGTCAAAGTATGCCAAGTGTTCAGGGCCATGCCTGGCATATTGTAGGCACCCAATACACCACGAGTACAAGTAACTTTGGGCAAAAATGGTTACCTTCCTGGACCTGAGCAGAGCCACAAATTAATGTGATTTCTAAGTAAACTTTTACCAACTACGTGAACCCGCACACAGGGGCACGAAGGCTCCGGGGCTGGCTACTCACAACCAGCTGCTGCTGCAGGGACTTCACTTGCTGCTGCAGGGTGTCAACCAGCTGGCTCTGCCTCTTGCCGGGACTCCCACTCGGGGACGTGAGCTGTGAAAGGCCGCTGAGTGCCTGCTTGAGTCTTTCCACGTCATTAAGCAGTTCTGTTAtcttataaagaaagaaaaaagtctgggATAAACCTgtattattcacttatttgattCTCATGAACACCTTTACACAAAAATCACTCCTTGAGGCACACAATTTATCTTCATAGGCCAGAAAACTGAGGAATGAATATTGTCAACATTATGATCAAcagtatatacaatatataagtTCTTCCATTAAATTCCTCTCAGTAAATTCCTTACAAAAGCATTACCGAATTGAGAATAAATATATATCCTAAGATTGGAGTGTGACCTCAGCCTTTTTATTCTTAGATAATATTTAAGTACTTAAGAAAGTCTACAGGTTATCTTCCAGTTCATTCGAAACATAGGAACTTATGGGGCATTGCCTCCAACAAAGTTTGAAAAGAGAGCATGGCTCATGTAAGTCTAGCATTAACTTATGTGCCTGGTTCTTGTCAAGAAtgtgtgatgtaatgagcacagagtgttatacgcaactaatgaaatcgtcgaacactatatcaaaaactaatgatgtactatatgctgactaactgaacataagaataataaaaaaaatgtgtttggaaaaaaaagaaggtatgaTTTTAGACTGCTTTGtcttaaagagggaaaaaatcagGAGGCTGTTCAGACTAGTGGAGAGAGCAAAGGCTTTATTTAAAATCAGCCTGACCTgttatttattagctgtgtgagcttggttaatttcctttccttttctgagcTTTAGTTCCTTTATCAGGGAAAGGGGGAGTTCTTTCATAGTTAATAAAATCAAATGCAATCATAAATATATGCCTGGTATGTAGTATATGCTCAGTAAGTGGCAACAATTTTAAGCAGCTATTAATAACTTGCTATTGCAATTATACACTATTATAACAACCTTCGGAGCAAGCAAGGAGCATTTAAACTCTGGGCCATATGAGCAGATGGGTCAAGTGAGTACTCGCACTTCTCCACTGAGGAGGGCTAGGGCTGTGTCTGCTCTTAAGTGTCACTGTACCCCCAGAACGGaccacagcacctggcacatagaaggcatttaataattatttattgaactgATAAAAATGCACCCAACCTGCCTCATTTCTCATCTTCATAGTACACACTTTATGCCCACTACCAGTTTCAAAAATATTGTTGGGCACCTATTCTATAAATTGTATCATGAGAATAAGTAAGAAGAAAAGGTAAGTTACAAACCCGACCTTATGAGCTGGTTGAGAAGATCAACCACATAACTCTGAGACAGTAACCTAGACATCTGAAATGGGTGGCAGCACTAACAGAAAACATGCATTTTGGGAGAGGAACAGTTTACTGGAGGCTAGATTGGACAATGAAGGCTTCAGGACGGAGGACACGTGTTGAAGTGGGTATGAAGGAATGTACAAGACTTAACTCaagaggcaggaggggcagggcgTTCCAGGTGAGGAGACCAGTCTGTGGAAAGATATGAGGACAGGGTATACAAGAAATTGGGAGGGCTCGGTTACTGGCATGGGTGAGTGCCAAGATCAAGTCTGGGGTGCTCCCTCGTGTCCTTCATGTCTTACAGCCCAGAAacagctttcttctccctctctctcatcacCTTTCCAGTACCCTACAACCCACCGGAATGACCATTCACTTAGGAGGCAAGTGAACCTTGAGTCTCCCCAACATTTCCTCAGTTCTTAGCTATACCAGTTGAGGAAACCAAAGGAGAAAGGCTTTTGTCTCtataactttacttttttttcaatcCTGAATTTCCTCGCACACCATAGTCTAACTGGAAAGGTGGCATTTAATGGTCACGTAGTTAATGCTTTTGTAACCCTGTCCTGTGGCATGCTGTTGTAAAGGGCCCTGTCCCACTCCGGCAGCTCTGCTCGGGGGCAGCCAACACCAAGCCGTGCAGACTACTCGGTGCCTACCTTATTATCTTTTGCTTCAATTTGTTTGGCCGATTCCTGGATTCTTTTCTGTAACTCTGTGATTGTTGTTAAGGACTTATCACACCGCTCCTGCTGATCCTTGATTTCTTGCTCAATGCTGAAATGTAGTAATTCCTTCTCATCTTTGGCAGAAAGTTGCTTCTTTTGGGCATGCAGCACCTCCTCACAGGCTTCTTCATACTTTCTATTCAGATTGGCCAGTTTCTCATTTAGGTTGGAAATCTGGGTCTCCAAATCACTTTTTGTTGCTTTATACTTAGACAAATCAACCACCTCTCTCGTctccaatttttttaatgcttgtttAGTGTTCTGAACCTCGGACTGGAGTTTGGAGAcctcttcagttttgttttggctttcttcttccttttccctcaggCTGGCCTTTATGATGCCCACTTCCTTCTCGAATGCTTCCTTAATCCGCAAATGCTCTGCCAGGGGCACCGAAGAGTTCTTTTGGTTCTCCAACATCTGATGCAGTTTGGCCACTGTCTGTTGCTCTTTCTCATAACACCTCTGCTTATTCTTCAGTTCCTCCTTTAGATGCTCAACGGTGCTGTTAAGAGATTTTTTCAGGGCCTCCACCTGTTGCAATGGAACATGCTGCTTTTGCAGAAGGGTCTGGGCTGCGCGAAGCTCAGAAGTCTGTCTGGCATTTTCGTTGACCAGCTTTTCCTTCTCAGTCTTCACCTCCGTGTATTTCTGTAACAGGTCTTTCAACTGTTTGTTTAGctcttctgttttcctgtttAGTGCTCTCTCCGTGTCATGAGAGTTCTCAACGAGAACATTCTTATCCTTTAAATCCTTCTGAAGAGTGCCAATCTCCTTCTTCAACTTGTCATTCTCCTGCTTGTACTTCTTGGCCTCTTCTTCCCTGACATGGGATCTCTGCGTCTGCTCTGCTAACTGTTCTTTTAGTTCTTTCTCTGCTGCTTTAAATTTTCTCTCACACTCTTCGAAGCTGACGATCGGAGCATATTTGAGCTTAATGCATTCCTGTATCGTGTCAAGTTCCTTCTTCTGGGCTTCGATTTCGGCATGCAGTGTCACAATCTCCTCTTGCCCCTTTCTGTAGTCGGCCAGGATTTCCACGCTGTTACCCTGCACCCTCTCCATGCTTTGGTTTACGGCGCTCATCTTCTCCTCGTGCTCTCGGAGGCTGATGTACTCAGCTTTTATTTGGCTCTGAGTGTTTTCCAGGTTTCTTCTGAGGATTTCATTCTCaccttttgtttttacaaattccTGATTGAGATCTTCAAATTTTTTCTTCACATCTAGTAATTCTCTGTGGGCCTTATCCAGTGTACCCTTCAGCTCGGTTTTCACCTCCTCGTGGGTTTTAGCCGGCACATACTGGGTACTCAGGGTctttttcaagttagtgttttcagaCACAAGTGCATTTATGTTCTCTCGGTCTTCACCGCACTTCTTATTCAGTTCAGACAGCTGTCGTTTGAGGTCAGCGACACTGGATTTCAGAGCCGTGACCTCTTTCTGGTGTTTCTCAGGGGGCACGAACACAGTTTCCAAGCGGCTAACATTCTTACTTAAACTGTCATTTTCCATCAGCAATTTCTCCATTTCCAGCttcttgtctgtgtatttttgtGTTACATCTAAAAGCTGTTTCTTCAGCTCATCAACGGTGACATCAtgtgactttttcatttcttcactgaCTTGTAGGGGAACATaatgatttttcatttcacttgttaAGTTCTGTACTTGCTGGCTGAGGAGCTTATTATCCAGATAAAccttttcaacatccctctgcaATGTCTGATTTTTCGACGTGAGTTCGGTGACCTTCTTCGCAAGTTCTCCCGCTCTCTGCTCCAGTCTGCTTTTGAGCCACTCGTGCTCCTCTGGCTTGACGTGCTGAGCCAGTTTGGCCTTACAATTCTCAAGCTCTCTCTTTAACTGTCTGATTTCAGTAAGTGATTTTTCAtactctctttccatctctcctaCTTTTTTCACCTTCTCGTTTACTTCGCTTGATAAAAAGCTCTTCATGCTCTCAAATTTTTCTGTCGGAACCGAAAGGGCCAACTTTGCTAAGAGTTCTTTTACCTGGCCTTCCACCTCAGCgaccctccttcctttcttgtctCTCTCCGTTTCACATGTACTCAGTTCCTTCTGCAATCGCTTATTCTCTTCCACCAGCTTGTCTTCATCCCTCCTAAACTGTTCTACTAACAGCTCATTTTGTTTGATTTGGTTTCGCAGTTTTCCCACTTCGGCTGATGCGCCCTCGTATTTTGCCTTCATGTCCTTCAGCTGGTCCTTCAGCTCCTCCGTCAGTCTGTGGCTCCCTGTGGCTGCTTCACTTGTCAGGTGCTCTTTAAGGGCAAGAAAGTGCGTCTGCATTTGTTTTACTTTACCTTCGGACTCATACATTCTCTTCTGCACATCCTTCAGTGCATCTTCTAACTGCTTTATCTGCTCATCGGAATCCTCCTTGACCCGTTCGCATTCTAGCGCTAAAGCTTTGCACTCGGCCACCTTGTGCGCCAACTCATTCTGGAGCTTGAGGCGGTCTTGTTTTGCCGATTCACAGAAAGTTCTCATTGCTTCtaactctttctttaaaatgtcattttcggAATATGAGGTCTGATTGGTTAATGACAGCTCCAGTGGTCTTAACATAGACCTGCTCTGCATGTGGGCTGGCACCCCTGGGGAAGTAcactgaaaagagaaacaaaaaaaaaagatactaatcACAAAAGCCTAAGGAAGACATTGACTTATTTGCCAAACTTATAAAGTTCCCACATCATCAGCAGTCAAGGGGTTTTCAGACTAGCATATTGGGAAAATACAGTAGTGATTTTTGAGGTAAGAAAAACCGTTCTGGGTACAATTCCCTTCATATGCTCTCAGGCAGTGATACTTAGAGAGTCTGTTCACTTTAAGTGTATTGCTGGcagaacaaagaaggaaaatagttGTGGCCTCTGGGGACtacttcctcttcccttccccattcACAATAACTACCCACAAAAGATACCAACTGTatcaaaacacatttattatttctacgCTTTATGGCACATAATGTGCTTAGAACTTAGGATTCTGAAGTCATCAGAACCCTCGAATCAAAACAAGTATTGCAATTTTAAATCTGCAAATTATTTCACAGAATGATATATTACATAACTTCTAATAAGATATATAATTTCTGAATATCCTCGTTAACTCCAACATAATGgtctttaaattataaaaataccacCAAAATAAGCACGGCTAGTATGAGTTGTCAAGAGAATACTGGTTAACtcacaaaaatgaaacaagtttTCTTCTCTCAAGTAGGATGAACTAGAATTTACCACATGACCTTAGTACAAAATTTGATTGACATCTTATTCCCTCCACTAAGAGTTGAcataaaaaagaagtataattaaactcttcaaaaaatagTTCATAAACAGAACATATAACCACGAAAGactaaattcaattattttattttttcccatacaGCCTATTACAGCAAGGGCTCTTTACAGGTACTAATTCATTGATAAAAGCTATGTGTTGTGCATACATTCCACTATCTTAATAGGCAGGTCTTACTGTTGTTCAGTTAAATCTATACTGCCTTCCCCAGgatcaagaagaagaaaattaacaacATGGAATAATTTCCCAGCCTCACTCTGCTTCTAAATTATCTTTCAATTTACCAATGATCTTTAGACTAAAACTGTGATAATTTACCAATTACTTACACATCTTTACCATTTCCAGACTTGTTTTATTACAATCAAATATTTATCTAATCTTAAATACTTTTCAGATGATATCCATGTTCTCAACTTAGAATCTAAGAAGTTTCCAGCTtaaagtgatcttttttttttaaatattttatttatttgacagagagagagagagagcacaagctgggggagcggcaggcagagggagagggagaagcaggctctccgcagagcagggagcccgatgcggggctcaatcccaggaccctgggatcatgatctgagctgaaggcagatgcttaaccgtctgagccacccaggagtccctccaGCTTAAAGTGATCTAGAGACAACACAAAGCCTAACTCATTCTACCTATAAATGACAGAATGTAAAAAAGCCTTTAAAAGCCCAAATATTTAACTCTTCAGTCCATGGGAGgtgttaaaaatgcaaacttgTATCTACTGGATAGTAAAGGTGAGAAGCAGATCAAGAGAAAATCAGACAACACTACCTCTTGGAAGCTTTCCTTATTTTGAGGTGAATTTCCAACACATAGAATAGATATCTGaataaggaaaaatacatttcaaagccAAAAAAATTAGTTCTGAATTATTTGTAACCTGTCTTCTCCTCTATATGGGCAAATATGAAGAGCTGACCAAACACTGTTAATAAATACAGGCTTACTATCAAAGACACTGAAACTATAATTCAAATCTCTTATTTAAGCTACTGTCATCAAAAACACTCTAGAGGGCACCAGAAACAGTAGTATCTGCTTTTATTAAACTCAGAACACTAACAACTTTTCTTTGATAATGAAAACCTTATTCAATGTATATGTACTGATAAATATACAatgctgttttcctttttaaaaaagcacaaatatttttaataaatttttcattaaaatccaGATTTACCTGTGAATCTGCCATGTACATTTGACCCTGTTTGAGAAGCATATCTTCTTTTCCTACATAAATCCAAATAAATGATAACTTAAATATCCATACCAAAGTAGGCTAAGAATTGATTTGGTGTTATTATCTCTTCTCTattattcaaacaaaacaaaagcatgagTTACAACATAAAATTATCCTTGTTCTAAATTATCCctgtttttccttattatttctaTATACATAAGGGAAGTATCTATATTCTTCTGAACAGATACTAAGTTGGTTTTTAGAGATATATAAGACTTAGACTACGTAAGCTACatgattattataaaatatgtatcttacaatcagtcaaaataaaaatggttttctttacAATTTATGGGATAAATACTACTATTGTACTGAGCTTGAGGATAATTTAATATTTCCTGGGAAgcaaaaaaaatggattttctaGAGGAATTATTTATAATTAGCAAATAATACACAAAAGTTAATATTAATGACATAGtcttaaataagaaataagtatttatgtaacttctaattttaaaatgcctcCCTGCCTTGAGACTATATCCACAGATTTCTCCAAATCAGAAAACTACGTtatgtttcttttcataaaaaataagCTCCAAATATCACAAGATAAATGTCTCCTAATCAACAAGGCAAGTTTGGTAACTCATATAAGATACAACTTACTACACTAGCATCTTCACCTCTTCCTACTTCCATGTGTTGAGGTATAACACACAAGTGGCTGAAGTTGAGTGGCAAGAATGTCATATACAGTTAGACGAAATAAGTAGGTATAAACATTCTTCTTTGTTTGAACTGGGTGAATAGTAATGATAATCTATGCTTTTGTACTTACGGTTACTGAAATGACTTCCTGATCCTAAATGATCGCTCTGAAATCAGAAGCAGAAATTTATGACGAATATTGcttcattttgttaaattctGTATCTATTTTAGCTCTAAATGATCCAATCATTAAAACcacattttcaacattcctcgtTTCTCCTGAGTATGACTCTACTTGAAACCACAAAAAGACACAGCACTAGTGACAATTAGAGAGACCAGTTGAGAATAAACTACTTcactaaacattttaataaaagcagCCAAGCGTTTCAAGGAAAAACATTGctgctcaaaagaaaaaaaaaagtgagcccCAAATGAACCGAAACAACTTTCAATACACACTCTTTCTGCGGTTTCTTTACCTCAAGAGGAAGAAATGCCTTCCCTAtcaaatgcaatccctatcaaaataccaacagcatttttcacagaactagaacaaataatagtaaaatttgaGTGGAACCACAAAGATCCCGAATAAcccaagcaatcttgagaaagaacaaagctggaggtatcacaatcccagatttcaagatatactacaaagctgtagtaatctaAACAGTATAGTAATGGCAGAAAAACAGAcgcacagatcaatagaacagaacagagagcccagaaataagcgcATGCTTATACAGTCAATTAACTTATGACTAAGGAGgcaaggagaaaagacagtctctcctcAACAAATCATGTTGGGAAAACGGGACagctaaatgcaaaagaatgaaactggaccactttcttacacataataaaataaaatacacacgtaaataaaataaaataatataaaacataaaataatataaaataaaataattaaatttaaaaaaattaaaaaaataaaaaggtgaaaagttaaaaaaataaaatagaataaaataaactccaaacggattaaagacctaaatgtgacatgTGAAACCGTAAAACTGGTAGAAAAAAACAGGCCATAATCTCTTTGGCATTGGCCACAGAAATacttttctagatatatctcttctggcaaagagaacaaaagcaaaaataaagtgcCGGGAccccatcaaaataaaaaccctttgcacaacaaaggaaaccatatAAAGGCCACCTAGTgagtaggagaaaatatctgtaaatcatatatctgataaggaattaatacccaaaatataggAAGAACTTATATACACtcccaaaaaataatccaattaaaaagtaggcagaggacctgaatagacatttctccaaagaaggcatacagatggctgACACacgaaaagacactcaacatcactaatcatcagggaaatgcgactgaaatcacaatgagatatcacctcacacctgtcattatggctagtatcaaaaagacaagaaaaaacaagtgttggcaaggatgtggagagaaaggaaccctgtgcactactggtaggaatgtaaattggtgcagccactgtggaagacagtatggaggatccttgaaaaatttagaaataacataagatccagtaactccactactgggtaatttacccaaagaaaacaaaaacactaatttgaaaagatatattgcacccctatgtttatagcagcattatttaaaatagccaagatatgggagcaacccaagtgttcatcaataaatgaacgaatgaagaagacgtgttatatatacacacacacaaaggaatattagcCCTAAGAAAggatgcgatcttgccatttgcaaaacgTGGATGGACCTCcaagtattatgttaagtgaagtaaatcagacagagaaagacaaatactgtatgacttcaCTCCTATGTGaaatcccaaaacaaaacaaatgaaaaaacaaaaagcagaaacagacccataaatacagagaacaatcttACGGTCGCCAGAGGAGAGGAGGTAGGAGAATGgacaaaacagatgaagaagagtgggagatacaggctcctagttatggaatgagtaagtcatgggtaTAAAAGGTACAGTATAGGGAACACAGTCAAAGTATCGTAGtggcgttgtatggtgacaggtggtgagCACAGCGTAATGTATGGTGTTGTCAAATTACTATGtagtacacccaaaactaatgtcccattgtgtgtcagctactttcaatttttaaaaaaagatgtgcagAGGTAGTTCAcatctgtgtatctgtgtgtattaGTACTAAGAGCTATGTGTCAAACTCGTATAGGAGACCACAATAAAAATGGTCCACAGTTCTATAACTAAATTAATGCCACCTCCACTAATCCATAGTGCTCCAAGGGTACGGAAAAAATGTAAACTTAGTTAAGCTCTTTGTTCTATGTAATATTGAATACTAGAGTTTGTAATAGCTGCTAAATGGGCTTAGACATATATGGGTTGGGGAAGGCCTACACACATAAGGAGTTCAAAAAACTTGGTTTGGGTTTATCACCTTTACTTGATtactcaaataaaaatggaaagatgagTTGTAACATAAAATTAGCTTCGTTCTAAAACAAccatattttctcatatttttcctaTAAACATAAGGGAACTGCCTACATGTTATATATTGCACATAATGCAGCATTTCTGCTGGCAgcttatgaggaattcttagcaCGTGAGATGATACAGTAGTGAGTActcaatatttataaataatgcatTCTTAAGTTTTTAATGGCTGCTTTCATAAATACGGGGTCACATATAAAGTACGCCCTCTAATTTCTTCTTGAAAGTAAAAAACTCATTTCTAGtataaaaattcatcaaaatgaaTATGTATCGACTGGTGAAAATGTCCCCGTTAGCCTATGTGAAGGAAGTTACAAAACAGTATTCCCACCTGTTGAATGTGTATGTAACACAAGCCATGCACAAATGAAGTGAAAGTGAAAGTCAGGGGCTAAGAGTGCTGGCattatatgtgtgtttattttctgcttctagTTTAACTACATTTTCTCAGTTTCctaaaataaatgtgttgtttttataagaaaagatGTGTTATTTTTCTACAATATATTATAACCTCATTGAAAGTTATAGACTTGGCTCCAAGTTTGTCAAAAGCTACAGAAAACATGTTATTCTTAAGATGTGAGAGTCCACTTGTAGAAGAAAAGCAATACATAAATAGTACCCGATTATAGGTATCCAACTTTGGCAGACATTTCAAAAATCCCATATGCACATCTGTATTTTCTCATTCAAGCTATTCTGAGCATAAAACTAGTcggactgcctgggttcaagttctggcCCTGCCACTTCCTATTTATAGAGCCCCTCATGGGTAGACTACTCTGTGCTTCGGTCTCCTCACTCCCAAAGTGGAGATAAGAGTAAGATCTAGCATACAGAGTTGATGTGTTTATAAAATACGTGTATAGTGCACAGGGCCATTTCTTGGCATGTGGACAATGCTacaaaatgttagctattactagTTTCACT harbors:
- the UACA gene encoding uveal autoantigen with coiled-coil domains and ankyrin repeats isoform X6, with product MKAAERGDVEKVSSILAKKGINPGKLDVEGRSAFHVVASKGNLECLNAILVHGVDITTSDTAGRNALHLAAKYGHALCLQKLLQYNCPTEHVDLQGRTALHDAAMADCPSSIQLLCDHGASVNAKDVDGRTPLVLATQMCRPTVCQLLIDRGAEINSRDKQNRTALMLGCEYGCKDAVEVLLKNGADVSLLDALGHDSSYYARIGDNLDILTLLKTASENTNIGRELWKKGPSLQQRNLPYMLDEVNMKSSQREHRNIQDLEIENEDLKERLRKIQQEQRILLDKVNGLQLQLNEEVMVADDLESEKEKLKSLLVAKEKQHEESLRTIETLKNRFKYFESDHLGSGSHFSNRKEDMLLKQGQMYMADSQCTSPGVPAHMQSRSMLRPLELSLTNQTSYSENDILKKELEAMRTFCESAKQDRLKLQNELAHKVAECKALALECERVKEDSDEQIKQLEDALKDVQKRMYESEGKVKQMQTHFLALKEHLTSEAATGSHRLTEELKDQLKDMKAKYEGASAEVGKLRNQIKQNELLVEQFRRDEDKLVEENKRLQKELSTCETERDKKGRRVAEVEGQVKELLAKLALSVPTEKFESMKSFLSSEVNEKVKKVGEMEREYEKSLTEIRQLKRELENCKAKLAQHVKPEEHEWLKSRLEQRAGELAKKVTELTSKNQTLQRDVEKVYLDNKLLSQQVQNLTSEMKNHYVPLQVSEEMKKSHDVTVDELKKQLLDVTQKYTDKKLEMEKLLMENDSLSKNVSRLETVFVPPEKHQKEVTALKSSVADLKRQLSELNKKCGEDRENINALVSENTNLKKTLSTQYVPAKTHEEVKTELKGTLDKAHRELLDVKKKFEDLNQEFVKTKGENEILRRNLENTQSQIKAEYISLREHEEKMSAVNQSMERVQGNSVEILADYRKGQEEIVTLHAEIEAQKKELDTIQECIKLKYAPIVSFEECERKFKAAEKELKEQLAEQTQRSHVREEEAKKYKQENDKLKKEIGTLQKDLKDKNVLVENSHDTERALNRKTEELNKQLKDLLQKYTEVKTEKEKLVNENARQTSELRAAQTLLQKQHVPLQQVEALKKSLNSTVEHLKEELKNKQRCYEKEQQTVAKLHQMLENQKNSSVPLAEHLRIKEAFEKEVGIIKASLREKEEESQNKTEEVSKLQSEVQNTKQALKKLETREVVDLSKYKATKSDLETQISNLNEKLANLNRKYEEACEEVLHAQKKQLSAKDEKELLHFSIEQEIKDQQERCDKSLTTITELQKRIQESAKQIEAKDNKITELLNDVERLKQALSGLSQLTSPSGSPGKRQSQLVDTLQQQVKSLQQQLVDADRQHQEVIAIYRTHLLSAAQGHMDEDVQAALLQIIQMRQGLVC
- the UACA gene encoding uveal autoantigen with coiled-coil domains and ankyrin repeats isoform X7 — protein: MKSLKSRLRRQDASGPASSGAAATASAHAADWNKYDDRLMKAAERGDVEKVSSILAKKGINPGKLDVEGRSAFHVVASKGNLECLNAILVHGVDITTSDTAGRNALHLAAKYGHALCLQKLLQYNCPTEHVDLQGRTALHDAAMADCPSSIQLLCDHGASVNAKDVDGRTPLVLATQMCRPTVCQLLIDRGAEINSRDKQNRTALMLGCEYGCKDAVEVLLKNGADVSLLDALGHDSSYYARIGDNLDILTLLKTASENTNIGRELWKKGPSLQQRNLPYMLDEVNMKSSQREHRNIQDLEIENEDLKERLRKIQQEQRILLDKVNGLQLQLNEKEKLKSLLVAKEKQHEESLRTIETLKNRFKYFECTSPGVPAHMQSRSMLRPLELSLTNQTSYSENDILKKELEAMRTFCESAKQDRLKLQNELAHKVAECKALALECERVKEDSDEQIKQLEDALKDVQKRMYESEGKVKQMQTHFLALKEHLTSEAATGSHRLTEELKDQLKDMKAKYEGASAEVGKLRNQIKQNELLVEQFRRDEDKLVEENKRLQKELSTCETERDKKGRRVAEVEGQVKELLAKLALSVPTEKFESMKSFLSSEVNEKVKKVGEMEREYEKSLTEIRQLKRELENCKAKLAQHVKPEEHEWLKSRLEQRAGELAKKVTELTSKNQTLQRDVEKVYLDNKLLSQQVQNLTSEMKNHYVPLQVSEEMKKSHDVTVDELKKQLLDVTQKYTDKKLEMEKLLMENDSLSKNVSRLETVFVPPEKHQKEVTALKSSVADLKRQLSELNKKCGEDRENINALVSENTNLKKTLSTQYVPAKTHEEVKTELKGTLDKAHRELLDVKKKFEDLNQEFVKTKGENEILRRNLENTQSQIKAEYISLREHEEKMSAVNQSMERVQGNSVEILADYRKGQEEIVTLHAEIEAQKKELDTIQECIKLKYAPIVSFEECERKFKAAEKELKEQLAEQTQRSHVREEEAKKYKQENDKLKKEIGTLQKDLKDKNVLVENSHDTERALNRKTEELNKQLKDLLQKYTEVKTEKEKLVNENARQTSELRAAQTLLQKQHVPLQQVEALKKSLNSTVEHLKEELKNKQRCYEKEQQTVAKLHQMLENQKNSSVPLAEHLRIKEAFEKEVGIIKASLREKEEESQNKTEEVSKLQSEVQNTKQALKKLETREVVDLSKYKATKSDLETQISNLNEKLANLNRKYEEACEEVLHAQKKQLSAKDEKELLHFSIEQEIKDQQERCDKSLTTITELQKRIQESAKQIEAKDNKITELLNDVERLKQALSGLSQLTSPSGSPGKRQSQLVDTLQQQVKSLQQQLVDADRQHQEVIAIYRTHLLSAAQGHMDEDVQAALLQIIQMRQGLVC